From a region of the Acomys russatus chromosome 4, mAcoRus1.1, whole genome shotgun sequence genome:
- the Apmap gene encoding adipocyte plasma membrane-associated protein has product MSEADGLRQRRPLRPQVVTDDGPAPEVKEGSSFSGRVFRMTFLMLAVSLAIPLLGAMLLLESPIDPQSLSFKEPPFMLGVLKPNTKLRQAERLFENQLSGPESIVNIGDVMFTGTADGRVVKLENGEIETIARFGSGPCKTRDDEPTCGRPLGIRAGPNGTLFVADAYKGLFEVNPQKRAVKLLLSAETPIEGKKMSFVNDLTVTRDGRKIYFTDSSSKWQRRDYLLLVMEGTDDGRLLEYDTVTKEVKVLLDQMQFPNGVQLSPEEDFVLVAETTMARIRRVYVSGLMKGGADMFVENMPGFPDNIRPSSSGGYWVATATIRANPGFSMLDFLSEKPFIKRMIFKLFSQETVMKFVPRYSLVLEVSDSGAFRRSLHDPDGLVATYVSEAHEHDGHLYLGSFRSPFICRLSLQSI; this is encoded by the exons ATGAGTGAGGCAGACGGGCTGCGGCAGCGCCGGCCCCTGCGGCCGCAGGTCGTCACGGACGATGGCCCGGCCCCGGAGGTCAAGGAGGGCAG TTCCTTTAGTGGCAGAGTTTTCCGGATGACCTTCTTGATGCTGGCTGTTTCCCTTGCCATTCCTCTGCTTGGAGCCATGCTGCTGCTGGAGTCCCCCATAGATCCTCAGAGTCTCAG CTTCAAAGAACCCCCTTTCATGTTGGGTGTTCTGAAACCAAATACGAAGTTGCGACAAGCAGAAAGGCTATTTGAAAACCAACTTAGTGGACCAGAGTCCATAGTAAATATCGGGG ATGTGATGTTTACTGGCACAGCAGATGGCCGAGTTGTAAAACttgaaaatggagaaatagagaCCATTGCCCGGTTTGGTTCAGGCCCTTGCA AAACCCGAGATGATGAACCTACTTGTGGGAGACCCTTGGGCATCCGGGCGGGGCCCAATGGAACTCTTTTTGTGGCTGATGCATACAAGGGACTGTTCGAAGTAAATCCTCAGAAAC GTGCAGTGAAGTTGTTGCTCTCCGCTGAGACTCCCATTGAGGGCAAGAAGATGTCCTTTGTGAATGATCTCACTGTCACTCGGGATGGGAGGAAGATTTACTTCACAGATTCCAGCAGCAAGTGGCAGAGACGGGACTATCTGCTCCTGGTGATGGAGGGCACTGATGATGGGCG CCTCTTGGAGTATGATACCGTGACAAAAGAAGTGAAAGTTTTGTTGGACCAGATGCAATTCCCTAATGGAGTCCAGCTTTCTCCTGAGGAAGACTTCGTTCTGGTGGCAGAGACAACCATGGCCAGGATACGAAG AGTCTATGTGTCTGGCCTGATGAAAGGAGGAGCAGATATGTTTGTGGAGAACATGCCTGGATTTCCTGACAATATCCGTCCCAGCAGCTCCGGCGGATACTGGGTTGCTACTGCAACCATTCGTGCTAATCCTGGGTTTTCGATGTTGGATTTCTTATCTGAGAAGCCTTTTATTAAGAGAATGATTTTTAAG CTGTTCAGTCAGGAGACAGTGATGAAATTTGTGCCACGGTATAGCCTGGTCCTGGAAGTCAGTGACAGCGGTGCCTTCCGGAGAAGCCTGCACGATCCTGATGGACTGGTGGCCACCTATGTGAGTGAGGCACATGAACATGATGGACACCTGTACCTGGGCTCCTTCAGGTCTCCCTTCATCTGCAGACTCAGCCTCCAGTCTATTTAG